In Serinus canaria isolate serCan28SL12 chromosome 5, serCan2020, whole genome shotgun sequence, the following proteins share a genomic window:
- the SIGIRR gene encoding single Ig IL-1-related receptor — protein MADLCSVPPEILVPAANETLDLVLGSQVELNCTVRWVGTEHCQPTPTWSKDGQWLGSGSSQDTVWSGQNSSEQLLASVLQLNLTQDADFGVFACWISNATATFTLRRAEAVGHVPAVLAALLVLVLLVLLAVLYVRCRLNALLWYRDRYGELEINDGKLYDAYVSHANAPDDRKFIHFIVKPQLENRHGYKLFLDEQNILPNSEPSADLIMNVSRCRRLIVVLSIAYLEQEWCNSSFREGLWRLLELSRKPIFIVFESQYREITHPAITLLKQHRSIVTLLVWRAGSMTPSSDFWKELCLALPRKVSFPGGRSVGDPQTQLQEDKDPMLILHSSYLDSAGDLDPDGDLGTGLRGRVFGSPPPPRLGGRGAPGAPASGGMEDAQPRDGQRSELDVSDLGSRNYGARTDFYCLVTEDDI, from the exons ATGGCAG ACCTTTGCAGCGTGCCCCCCGAAATCCTGGTGCCAGCTGCCAACGAGACACTGGACCTGGTGCTGGGGAGCCAGGTTGAGCTGAACTGCACCGTGCGCTGGGTGGGCACCGAGCACTGCCAGCCCACTCCTACCTGGAGCAAGGACGGGCAGTGGctgggcagtgggagcagccaggacacTGTCTG GTCTGGCCAAAACTCCTcggagcagctcctggccagtGTCCTGCAGCTCAACCTCACCCAGGATGCCGATTTTGGGGTGTTTGCCTGCTGGATCAGCAATGCCACGGCCACCTTCACCCTGCGGCGAGCAG AGGCAGTGGGGCACGTGCCAGCGGTGCTGGCAGCCCTCCTGGTCCtggtgctcctggtgctcctggctgtgctctaCGTCCGGTGCCGCCTGAACGCACTCCTCTGGTACCGGGACCGCTACGGAGAGCTGGAGATCAACG ATGGGAAGCTCTACGATGCCTACGTCTCCCATGCCAATGCCCCCGATGACCGGAAGTTCATCCACTTCATCGTGAAGCCGCAGCTGGAAAACCGCCACGGCTACAAGCTCTTCCTGGACGAGCAGAACATCCTGCCCAACTCAG AGCCATCAGCTGACCTCATCATGAATGTCAGCCGCTGCCGGCGCCTCATCGTGGTGCTCTCCATTGCGTACCTGGAGCAGGAGTGGTGCAACAGCAGCTTCAG GGAAGggctctggaggctgctggagctttcCAGGAAACCCATCTTCATCGTCTTTGAGAGCCAGTACCGGGAGATCACTCACCCCGCCATCACCCTGCTGAAGCAGCACCGAAGCATAGTGACCCTGCTAGTGTGGAGAGCCGGCTCCATG ACCCCATCGTCGGACTtttggaaggagctgtgcctggccctGCCGCGCAAGGTGTCCTTCCCGGGGGGAAGGAGCGTGGGGGACCCGCAgacccagctgcaggaggacaaGGACCCCATGCTGATCCTGCACAGCAGCTACCTGGACAGCGCGGGAGACCTGGACCCGGACGGGGACCTCGGCACAG gcctCCGAGGGCGCGTCTTCGGAagccccccgccgccccgcctCGGTGGACGCGGCGCTCCCGGCGCTCCAGCCTCCGGCGGGATGGAGGACGCGCAGCCGCGGGACGGGCAGCGCTCCGAGCTCGACGTCTCGGATCTGGGGTCGCGCAACTACGGCGCCCGCACGGACTTCTACTGCCTGGTGACAGAGGATGACATCTGA